Proteins encoded in a region of the Mycobacterium branderi genome:
- a CDS encoding PHP domain-containing protein produces the protein MDPVAALRQIAYYKDRAREDPRRVMAYRNAADIVEALSDEERERHGQANSWQSLPGIGPKTAKVIDQAWSGREPDYLVELRAAATDLGGGDIRAALRGDLHLHSNWSDGSARIDEMMATAVALGHEYCALTDHSPRLTIANGLSPERLRKQLDVIDGLREQFAPMRILTGIEVDILEDGSLDQEPELLERLDIVVASVHSKLSMDSASMTRRMVRAVSNEHTDVLGHCTGRLVAGNRGIRPESKFDAEAVFTACRDHGTAVEINSRPERRDPPSRLLNLALEIGCDFSIDTDAHAPGQLDFLGYGAQRAMDAGVPVDRIVNTWPVDKLLAWTGSVR, from the coding sequence ATGGATCCGGTAGCGGCGCTGCGGCAGATCGCCTACTACAAGGACAGGGCGCGCGAGGACCCGCGTCGTGTGATGGCCTACCGCAATGCCGCCGACATCGTCGAAGCCCTCAGCGACGAAGAGCGCGAGCGGCACGGGCAGGCAAACAGCTGGCAGTCGCTGCCGGGCATCGGGCCGAAGACCGCCAAGGTGATCGACCAGGCCTGGTCCGGCCGCGAACCGGACTACCTCGTCGAATTGCGTGCTGCTGCAACCGATCTCGGTGGCGGCGACATCCGGGCCGCGCTGCGCGGCGATCTGCACCTGCACTCGAACTGGTCGGACGGATCGGCGCGGATCGACGAGATGATGGCCACTGCGGTAGCGCTGGGCCACGAGTACTGCGCGCTCACCGATCACTCGCCGCGGCTGACGATCGCCAACGGGCTGTCGCCGGAACGGCTTCGAAAGCAGCTCGACGTGATCGACGGGCTGCGTGAGCAGTTCGCGCCGATGCGCATCCTCACCGGGATCGAAGTCGACATCCTCGAGGACGGCAGCCTGGATCAGGAACCCGAACTGTTGGAACGCCTCGACATCGTGGTGGCCAGCGTGCACTCGAAACTGTCGATGGATTCGGCGTCGATGACGCGCCGCATGGTGCGAGCCGTCAGCAACGAGCACACAGACGTCCTCGGCCATTGCACCGGTCGGCTGGTCGCGGGCAATCGCGGCATCCGCCCGGAGTCCAAGTTCGACGCCGAGGCGGTGTTCACCGCCTGCCGGGATCACGGCACCGCGGTGGAGATCAACTCACGGCCCGAGCGGCGCGATCCGCCGAGCCGCTTACTGAACCTTGCGCTGGAAATCGGCTGCGATTTCAGCATCGACACCGATGCGCACGCTCCGGGCCAGCTCGACTTCCTCGGCTACGGCGCGCAGCGGGCCATGGACGCCGGCGTGCCCGTCGACCGGATCGTCAACACCTGGCCGGTCGACAAGCTGCTCGCGTGGACGGGGTCAGTCCGGTAG
- a CDS encoding TetR/AcrR family transcriptional regulator: protein MTTTSPARAPRARRSTRPSGDDREFAILATAERLLAERPLAEISVDDLAKGAGLSRPTFYFYFPSKDAVLLTLFERVIVEADSALEGMVANPPADIKTLWRTGINLFVETFGSHRAVSLAADAARTNKDIGDLWSKFMQKWVDHIAVVIEAERSRGAAPVTLPARDLSAALNLLNEKVMLTSFARERPSVPDEQLLDTLVHIWVTSIYNEPS, encoded by the coding sequence GTGACCACCACCAGTCCGGCGCGCGCGCCCCGCGCGCGGCGTTCCACCCGCCCGTCGGGCGACGACCGTGAGTTCGCGATTCTGGCTACCGCCGAGCGGCTGCTGGCCGAGCGTCCGCTGGCCGAGATTTCGGTGGATGACCTGGCTAAAGGCGCCGGGTTGTCCCGTCCGACCTTCTACTTCTATTTCCCGTCCAAGGACGCCGTTCTGCTCACCCTGTTCGAGCGGGTGATCGTGGAGGCCGACTCGGCGCTGGAGGGGATGGTCGCCAATCCGCCGGCCGACATCAAGACGTTGTGGCGCACCGGCATCAACCTCTTCGTCGAGACGTTCGGGTCGCACCGCGCGGTGTCGCTGGCTGCAGACGCGGCGCGCACCAACAAGGACATCGGCGACTTGTGGTCGAAGTTCATGCAGAAGTGGGTCGACCACATCGCCGTGGTGATCGAAGCCGAACGTTCCCGCGGCGCCGCGCCGGTGACGCTGCCGGCCCGCGACCTGTCCGCGGCGCTCAACCTGCTCAACGAGAAGGTGATGCTGACCTCGTTCGCCCGGGAGCGTCCGTCGGTGCCCGACGAGCAGTTGCTCGACACGCTGGTCCACATCTGGGTCACCAGCATCTACAACGAACCCAGCTAA
- the dinB gene encoding DNA polymerase IV, with protein sequence MFVPSEASILHADLDSFYASVEQRDDPALRGRPVIVGGGVVLAASYEAKAYGVRTAMGGGQARRLCPHAIVVPPRMSAYMRASDAVFDVFRDTTPWVEPISVDEAFLDVSGLQRVSGSPVQIAARLRDDVRERVGLPITVGIARTKFLAKVASREAKPDGLLLVPPERELAFLHPLPVRRLWGVGAVTAEKLRAHGLETVADVAELSESMLASLIGRAMGHQLYALSRNLDRRRVSTAVRRRSIGAQRALGRAGNSMSAAEIDAVVITLIDRIAGRMRKAGRTGRTVVLRLRFDDFTRASRSHTLPWATSSTPIILAAARHLVASAAPLIAERGLTLVGFAVAEIDRSGAEQLLLPFTTADARPPAIDAAVDRVRDRYGKAALTRGVSVGRDPGLEMPHLPD encoded by the coding sequence ATGTTCGTGCCCTCGGAGGCATCGATTCTGCATGCGGACCTGGACTCGTTCTACGCGTCGGTCGAACAGCGCGACGACCCCGCGCTGCGCGGCCGACCGGTGATCGTCGGCGGCGGGGTGGTGCTGGCCGCCAGCTATGAGGCCAAGGCCTACGGCGTGCGCACCGCGATGGGCGGCGGACAGGCGCGGCGGCTGTGCCCGCATGCGATAGTCGTGCCGCCGCGGATGAGCGCCTACATGCGGGCCAGCGACGCGGTGTTCGACGTTTTCCGCGATACCACTCCGTGGGTGGAGCCGATCTCGGTGGACGAAGCGTTCCTGGATGTGTCTGGGCTGCAACGAGTTTCGGGCTCACCGGTCCAGATCGCGGCCCGGTTACGCGACGACGTGCGCGAGCGCGTCGGACTGCCGATCACGGTCGGGATCGCCCGGACGAAGTTCTTGGCGAAGGTCGCCAGCCGCGAAGCCAAACCCGACGGGTTGCTGCTTGTGCCGCCCGAACGCGAGCTCGCGTTCCTGCATCCGCTGCCGGTGCGCCGGCTGTGGGGCGTGGGCGCGGTAACCGCGGAGAAGTTGCGTGCCCACGGCCTCGAAACCGTCGCCGACGTCGCCGAGCTCAGCGAGTCGATGCTGGCCTCGCTGATCGGCAGGGCGATGGGTCACCAGCTGTATGCGCTCTCCCGCAATCTCGACCGTCGCCGGGTCAGCACCGCCGTGCGCCGTCGCTCGATCGGCGCCCAGCGAGCATTGGGCCGGGCCGGCAACAGCATGTCGGCGGCGGAGATCGACGCCGTCGTCATCACCCTGATCGACCGGATCGCCGGTCGGATGCGCAAGGCCGGCCGCACCGGCCGCACGGTGGTGCTGCGCCTGCGGTTCGACGACTTCACCCGGGCCAGCCGGTCGCACACGTTGCCGTGGGCCACCTCGTCGACACCGATCATCCTGGCCGCCGCCCGGCACCTCGTCGCGTCGGCGGCGCCGCTGATCGCCGAGCGCGGACTGACCCTGGTCGGGTTCGCGGTGGCCGAGATCGACCGCAGTGGCGCCGAGCAGTTACTGCTGCCGTTCACCACGGCCGATGCGCGGCCACCGGCCATCGACGCGGCGGTCGACCGGGTGCGCGACCGCTACGGCAAGGCCGCGCTGACGCGTGGCGTCTCGGTCGGCCGCGATCCCGGTCTGGAGATGCCCCACCTACCGGACTGA
- a CDS encoding LLM class F420-dependent oxidoreductase, which produces MRFAFKTSPQDTTWAQMLAVWKAADDIDVYESGWTFDHFYPIFSDSTGPCLEGWTTLTALAQATTRLRLGTLVTGIHYRHPAVLANMAAALDIISDGRLELGIGAGWNEEESGAYGIELGSLKERFDRFEEACEVLTSLLSQETTDFDGKYYQLKAARNEPKGPQRPHPPICIGGSGEKRTLRITARYAQHWNFVGGPPEEFARKRDVLASHCADIGRDPKEIMLSAHLRLDPDRNYQKVVDDAAALAAEGLDLGIVYITPPHDPAVLEPLAEAIRDSGLTT; this is translated from the coding sequence ATGCGATTCGCGTTCAAGACCTCACCGCAAGACACCACGTGGGCACAGATGTTGGCCGTCTGGAAAGCGGCCGACGACATCGACGTCTACGAGTCCGGCTGGACGTTCGACCACTTCTACCCGATCTTTTCCGATTCCACCGGACCCTGCTTGGAGGGCTGGACCACGCTCACCGCCCTCGCCCAGGCCACCACCCGGCTGCGGCTAGGCACGCTGGTCACCGGCATCCACTACCGCCACCCCGCGGTGCTGGCCAACATGGCCGCCGCGCTCGACATCATCTCCGACGGCCGGCTGGAGCTGGGCATCGGCGCCGGCTGGAACGAGGAGGAGTCCGGCGCCTACGGCATCGAGCTGGGCAGCCTCAAGGAACGATTCGACCGGTTCGAAGAGGCTTGTGAGGTGCTGACCAGCCTGCTCAGTCAGGAAACGACCGACTTCGACGGCAAGTACTACCAGCTCAAAGCCGCCCGCAACGAGCCCAAGGGCCCGCAGCGCCCGCACCCGCCCATCTGCATCGGCGGCAGCGGCGAGAAGCGCACGCTGCGGATCACCGCCAGATATGCCCAGCACTGGAATTTCGTCGGCGGCCCGCCCGAGGAGTTCGCGCGCAAGCGCGACGTGCTGGCGTCACATTGCGCCGACATCGGGCGCGATCCGAAAGAAATCATGCTGTCGGCACACCTGCGCCTGGACCCGGACCGCAATTACCAGAAGGTCGTCGACGACGCCGCCGCGCTGGCCGCCGAGGGGCTGGATCTGGGGATCGTGTACATCACTCCGCCGCACGACCCAGCCGTGCTCGAACCGCTGGCCGAAGCGATCCGGGATTCAGGGTTGACCACGTGA
- the rraA gene encoding ribonuclease E activity regulator RraA, with amino-acid sequence MPVTFRPTADLVDDIGPDVRSCDTQFRQFGARAQFAGPISTVRCFQDNALLKSVLSEPGDGGVLVIDGAGSLHTALVGDVIAELARSNGWAGLVVHGAVRDAAALRGIDLGIKALGTNPRKSSKTGAGERDVPVELGGVTFVPGDVAYSDDDGIVVVGAA; translated from the coding sequence GTGCCGGTGACTTTCCGGCCCACCGCCGACCTCGTCGACGACATCGGGCCCGACGTCCGCAGCTGCGACACCCAATTCCGCCAATTCGGCGCCCGCGCGCAATTCGCCGGGCCGATCAGCACCGTGCGCTGCTTTCAAGACAATGCCCTGCTGAAGTCGGTGCTCTCGGAGCCCGGCGACGGCGGGGTGCTGGTCATCGATGGAGCGGGCTCCCTGCACACCGCCCTGGTCGGTGACGTCATCGCCGAACTCGCCCGCTCCAACGGCTGGGCCGGGCTGGTGGTGCACGGCGCGGTCCGGGACGCGGCGGCGCTGCGCGGCATCGACCTCGGCATCAAGGCGCTGGGCACCAACCCGCGCAAGAGCAGTAAGACCGGCGCCGGCGAGCGGGATGTGCCGGTCGAGTTGGGCGGCGTCACCTTCGTGCCCGGTGACGTCGCCTACAGCGACGACGACGGCATCGTGGTCGTCGGCGCGGCCTAG
- a CDS encoding glutamate synthase subunit beta, which yields MADPKGFLKYTHRETPKRRPVELRLRDWKEVYEDFSHETLQQQATRCMDCGIPFCHNGCPLGNLIPEWNDLTRTGRWRDAIERLHATNNFPDFTGRLCPAPCESSCVLGINQDPVTIKQIELEIIDNAFDEGWVVPLPPDRLTGKTVAVVGSGPAGLAAAQQLTRAGHRVTVFERADRIGGLLRYGIPEFKMEKRHLNRRLDQMKAEGTEFRAGVNVGVDITADQLRADFDAVVLAGGATAWRDLPIPGRELDGIHQAMEFLPWANRVQEGDDVLGPDGQPPITAKGKKVIIIGGGDTGADCLGTVHRQGAVSVHQFEIMPRPPDTRAPSTPWPMYELMFRVSAAHEEGGERVFSVNTEEFVGRDGHVTALKVHEVTMQDGKFVKVEGSDFEIEADLVLLAMGFVGPEKSGLLTDLGVEFTERGNVARGDDYETSVPGVYVAGDMGRGQSLIVWAIAEGRAAAAAVDRFLMGQSALPAPIKPTAAPQR from the coding sequence ATGGCTGATCCGAAGGGCTTTCTGAAATACACCCACCGCGAGACACCCAAACGTCGACCGGTGGAACTGCGGCTGCGCGACTGGAAGGAAGTCTACGAGGACTTCTCGCACGAGACGCTGCAGCAGCAGGCGACCCGCTGCATGGACTGCGGAATTCCGTTCTGCCACAACGGCTGCCCACTGGGCAACCTGATCCCGGAATGGAACGACCTGACCCGCACCGGCCGGTGGCGCGACGCGATCGAACGACTGCACGCCACCAACAACTTTCCCGACTTCACCGGTCGGCTCTGCCCGGCCCCGTGTGAGTCGTCGTGTGTGCTGGGCATCAACCAGGACCCGGTGACCATCAAGCAGATCGAGTTGGAGATCATCGACAACGCCTTCGACGAGGGCTGGGTGGTGCCGCTGCCACCGGATCGGCTGACCGGCAAGACGGTTGCTGTGGTGGGGTCCGGTCCGGCCGGTCTGGCCGCTGCGCAGCAACTGACCCGGGCCGGGCACCGCGTGACCGTGTTCGAGCGTGCCGACCGGATCGGTGGGCTGCTGCGCTACGGGATCCCCGAGTTCAAGATGGAAAAGCGGCACCTGAATCGGCGGCTGGACCAGATGAAGGCCGAGGGCACCGAGTTTCGTGCCGGGGTCAACGTCGGGGTCGACATCACCGCCGACCAACTGCGCGCCGACTTCGACGCGGTGGTGCTGGCCGGCGGCGCAACCGCCTGGCGCGATCTGCCCATCCCTGGCCGCGAACTCGACGGCATCCATCAGGCCATGGAATTCCTGCCGTGGGCCAATCGGGTGCAAGAAGGCGACGACGTTCTGGGGCCGGACGGGCAGCCGCCGATCACCGCCAAGGGCAAGAAGGTCATCATCATCGGGGGCGGCGACACCGGCGCCGACTGCCTGGGCACCGTGCACCGCCAGGGCGCGGTCAGCGTGCACCAGTTCGAGATCATGCCGCGCCCGCCGGACACCCGCGCCCCGTCGACGCCGTGGCCGATGTACGAGCTGATGTTCCGGGTGTCCGCCGCCCACGAAGAAGGCGGTGAGCGGGTGTTCTCGGTCAACACCGAGGAATTCGTCGGCCGCGACGGGCACGTCACCGCGCTCAAGGTGCACGAGGTGACGATGCAGGACGGCAAGTTCGTCAAGGTCGAGGGCAGCGACTTCGAAATCGAAGCCGACCTGGTGTTGCTGGCGATGGGCTTTGTCGGGCCGGAGAAGTCCGGCCTGCTGACCGATCTCGGGGTGGAGTTCACCGAGCGCGGCAACGTCGCGCGCGGGGACGACTACGAAACCTCGGTGCCGGGCGTCTACGTTGCCGGTGACATGGGACGCGGCCAGTCACTGATCGTCTGGGCGATTGCCGAGGGCCGCGCCGCCGCGGCGGCGGTGGATCGCTTCCTGATGGGCCAAAGCGCGCTGCCGGCGCCCATCAAACCCACCGCAGCACCACAACGCTAG
- a CDS encoding flavin-containing monooxygenase translates to MTEHLDVVIVGAGISGISAAWHLQDRCPNKSYAILERRDDLGGTWDLFKYPGIRSDSDMFTLGFRFKPWRSAQSIADGASIKAYIKEAAAENGIDRHIRYRQKVMAADWSDADNRWTLTVEHDGQQSTISCSFLFACSGYYNYDEGYSPKFEGADDFEGTIVHPQHWPEDLDYAGKKIVVIGSGATAVTLIPALVNSGAGHVTMLQRSPTYIGSLPAVDPFAERANRLLPAKAAHFANRWKAIAFSTGQYQFSRRFPQAMRKTLLTMAKRRLPEGYDVEKHFGPRYKPWDQRLCLAPNGDLFRTIRRGQADVVTDTIDRFTKTGIKLSSGEELQADIIVTATGLNLQLFGGAQIRRNGVPIELNDTMAYKGMMLTGMPNLAFTIGYTNASWTLKADLVSEFVCRVLNYMDSRGYDTVVPQHPGDSVDERPLMDFTPGYVLRALDYLPKAGSRTPWRLKQNYLLDLRLIRRGRVDDEALSFSTQQVAVAA, encoded by the coding sequence ATGACCGAACACCTTGACGTTGTCATCGTCGGCGCCGGCATCTCCGGCATCAGCGCGGCCTGGCACCTGCAGGACCGCTGCCCGAACAAGAGCTACGCGATCCTCGAGCGCCGCGACGACCTCGGCGGCACGTGGGACCTGTTCAAGTACCCGGGCATCCGCTCCGACTCCGACATGTTCACGCTGGGATTCCGGTTCAAGCCGTGGCGCTCGGCCCAGTCGATCGCCGACGGCGCCTCGATCAAGGCCTACATCAAGGAGGCCGCGGCGGAGAACGGCATCGACCGGCACATCCGCTACCGCCAGAAGGTGATGGCCGCCGACTGGTCCGATGCCGACAACCGCTGGACCCTCACCGTCGAGCACGACGGCCAGCAGAGCACGATCAGCTGTTCCTTCCTGTTCGCCTGCAGCGGCTACTACAACTACGACGAGGGCTACTCGCCGAAGTTCGAGGGCGCCGACGACTTCGAGGGCACGATCGTGCACCCGCAGCACTGGCCGGAGGATCTGGACTACGCGGGCAAGAAGATCGTCGTGATCGGATCCGGCGCGACGGCGGTGACTCTCATTCCGGCCCTGGTGAATTCGGGGGCCGGGCATGTGACCATGTTGCAGCGCTCGCCGACCTACATCGGCTCGTTGCCCGCGGTCGACCCGTTCGCCGAGCGCGCCAACCGGCTGCTGCCGGCCAAAGCCGCGCACTTCGCCAACCGGTGGAAGGCGATCGCGTTCAGCACCGGCCAGTACCAGTTTTCGCGGCGGTTCCCGCAAGCGATGCGCAAGACGCTGCTGACGATGGCCAAGCGGCGGCTGCCCGAGGGATATGACGTCGAGAAGCACTTCGGCCCGCGGTACAAGCCATGGGACCAGCGGCTGTGCCTGGCGCCCAACGGGGATCTGTTCCGCACCATCCGCCGCGGCCAGGCCGACGTCGTCACCGACACCATCGACCGGTTCACCAAGACCGGCATCAAGCTGTCCTCCGGCGAGGAGTTGCAAGCCGACATCATCGTCACCGCAACGGGTTTGAACCTGCAGCTGTTCGGCGGCGCGCAGATCCGGCGCAACGGCGTGCCGATCGAGCTCAACGACACCATGGCCTACAAGGGCATGATGCTGACCGGCATGCCGAACTTGGCGTTCACCATCGGCTACACCAATGCGTCGTGGACGCTCAAGGCCGACCTGGTATCGGAGTTCGTCTGCCGGGTGCTCAACTACATGGACTCCCGCGGATACGACACCGTCGTGCCGCAGCACCCCGGCGACTCGGTGGACGAGCGCCCGTTGATGGACTTCACCCCGGGCTACGTGTTACGGGCACTGGACTACCTGCCGAAGGCCGGGTCGCGCACCCCGTGGCGGCTCAAGCAGAACTATCTGCTGGACCTGCGGCTGATTCGGCGCGGCCGAGTCGACGACGAGGCGCTGAGCTTCAGCACGCAGCAGGTCGCGGTCGCGGCCTAG